A window of the Microvirga terrae genome harbors these coding sequences:
- the modA gene encoding molybdate ABC transporter substrate-binding protein codes for MRSAPHSIGRLAKAGLFGLLAMCVLAGGAMAQTRDVVVFAAASLKNALDDASASWTRETGKRITVSYAASNVLAKQIEAGAPADLFASADLDWMEYAASRGLIKPESRVNLLGNTLVLVAPKGSPTQVPLRPGIDLASILGGDRLAMGHVDAVPAGKYGKAALEYLGAWSGVKDKVAQADNVRAALLLVSRGEAPLGIVYKTDAVADPNVSIVATFPQESHPPIVYPVALTKESTNPDAAAFLAFLRTDKAKPFFDRQGFTFVGKAASGS; via the coding sequence ATGCGTTCGGCACCACATTCGATCGGGAGGCTTGCGAAGGCGGGCCTCTTCGGTCTTCTCGCCATGTGCGTGCTGGCTGGCGGAGCCATGGCGCAGACCCGGGATGTGGTGGTTTTCGCAGCGGCCAGCCTGAAGAACGCCCTCGATGACGCCAGCGCCTCGTGGACACGGGAGACTGGCAAGCGGATCACGGTCTCCTATGCCGCCAGCAACGTCCTGGCCAAGCAGATCGAGGCCGGCGCCCCTGCGGATCTCTTTGCCTCGGCCGACCTCGACTGGATGGAATACGCAGCCTCCCGGGGGCTGATCAAGCCCGAGAGCCGGGTCAACCTGCTCGGTAACACCCTAGTCCTCGTTGCGCCCAAGGGCTCGCCGACACAAGTCCCACTGCGGCCCGGGATCGATCTCGCGTCCATCCTCGGAGGCGACCGCCTGGCCATGGGGCATGTGGATGCGGTACCGGCCGGCAAATACGGCAAGGCGGCGCTTGAGTATCTCGGGGCCTGGTCGGGCGTGAAGGACAAGGTCGCGCAAGCCGACAACGTGCGGGCCGCTCTTCTTCTCGTATCCCGCGGCGAGGCGCCCCTTGGGATTGTCTACAAGACCGATGCCGTTGCCGATCCCAACGTGAGCATCGTCGCCACATTCCCGCAGGAGAGCCATCCGCCGATCGTCTACCCGGTGGCGCTCACGAAGGAATCCACAAATCCCGACGCCGCGGCGTTCCTGGCTTTCCTGCGCACGGACAAGGCGAAGCCTTTCTTCGACAGGCAGGGCTTCACGTTCGTCGGCAAGGCGGCCTCCGGTTCGTGA
- the modB gene encoding molybdate ABC transporter permease subunit: MTDWLSPEEWTAVRLSLKVAFVAMTASLVPGIAIALLLERGRFWGRQALDVIVHLPLVLPPVVVGWFLLVGFGRRGPIGAFLAEQFGIVLSFRWTGAALACAVMGFPLLVRAIRLSIASVDRKLEDAAGTLGAHPAWVFAVVTLPLILPGIIAGMVLSFAKAMGEFGATITFVSNIPGETQTIPTAIFAYTQVPGGESGAMRLTLVSIAISMAALWCSEWLARRVGRRAHAS, from the coding sequence GTGACCGACTGGCTTTCTCCGGAAGAATGGACCGCCGTCCGTCTCAGCCTGAAGGTTGCCTTCGTGGCGATGACGGCGAGCCTCGTCCCGGGGATCGCAATCGCGTTGCTTCTCGAACGCGGGCGTTTCTGGGGGCGGCAGGCCCTGGATGTGATCGTTCACCTGCCGCTCGTGTTGCCGCCGGTCGTCGTCGGCTGGTTCCTGCTCGTCGGCTTCGGGCGGCGCGGTCCCATCGGGGCGTTTCTCGCCGAGCAGTTCGGCATCGTCCTGTCCTTCCGCTGGACGGGGGCGGCGCTCGCCTGTGCGGTCATGGGCTTCCCGCTGCTGGTGCGGGCGATCCGTCTGTCCATCGCGTCGGTCGACCGCAAGCTGGAAGACGCGGCAGGCACCTTGGGGGCGCACCCCGCATGGGTGTTCGCGGTCGTGACGCTGCCGCTGATCCTGCCGGGGATCATTGCCGGCATGGTGCTGTCCTTCGCGAAGGCGATGGGCGAGTTCGGCGCGACGATCACCTTCGTGTCCAACATTCCGGGCGAGACGCAGACCATCCCGACGGCCATCTTTGCCTACACGCAGGTGCCGGGAGGCGAGAGCGGCGCGATGCGGCTGACCCTCGTGTCCATCGCCATTTCGATGGCGGCGCTCTGGTGCTCCGAATGGCTGGCGCGACGGGTCGGGCGGCGGGCTCACGCGTCATGA
- the modC gene encoding molybdenum ABC transporter ATP-binding protein, protein MILDVDIRHEQGEFVLDARFRSDGKLTALFGPSGSGKTTIVNAIGGLVRPDQGRVTVQGQVLVDTAKNIFVPKHRRRIGYVFQEGRLFPHLTVRQNLLFGRWFTPRQQRRTSFDGVVDLLGIGHLLGRRPSTLSGGEKQRTAIGRALLADPRLLLMDEPLASLDEARKAEIYPYIERLRDEAGVPIVLVSHSVAEIARLATSVVVLAEGRVTASGPASEILRHSHLFVPMGLAEAGALIDARVLRHDDPFALTVLQARAGTLTVPRLNHPVGTALRVRLRARDIMLSLHKPAGMSALNVLPGRISSIEDSEEASVDVQLDCGGDGLVARVTRKSVAELGLRPGMLVHAIIKSIAFDPEVLGAVNPSRP, encoded by the coding sequence ATGATCCTCGACGTCGACATCCGGCATGAGCAGGGTGAATTCGTCCTGGACGCACGCTTCCGATCGGACGGGAAGCTCACCGCGCTGTTCGGGCCGTCCGGATCCGGCAAGACGACGATCGTGAATGCGATCGGCGGTCTCGTTCGGCCGGATCAGGGGCGGGTCACCGTGCAGGGACAGGTGCTCGTCGACACGGCGAAGAACATCTTCGTGCCCAAGCATCGGCGCCGGATCGGATATGTCTTCCAGGAGGGGCGCCTCTTCCCACATCTCACCGTGCGGCAGAACCTTCTCTTCGGGCGCTGGTTCACACCGAGACAGCAGCGCAGGACGAGCTTCGACGGAGTCGTCGACCTCTTGGGCATCGGTCATCTGCTCGGACGGCGGCCGTCCACGTTGTCAGGCGGCGAGAAGCAGCGCACCGCCATCGGACGGGCGCTTCTGGCGGATCCGCGCCTGCTGCTCATGGATGAACCGCTGGCCTCCCTCGATGAGGCGCGCAAGGCCGAAATCTACCCGTACATCGAGCGCCTGCGCGACGAGGCCGGCGTTCCGATCGTTCTCGTCAGTCATTCCGTGGCCGAGATTGCGAGGCTCGCCACCTCCGTGGTCGTCCTCGCCGAGGGGCGAGTGACGGCATCAGGCCCTGCCTCGGAGATCCTCCGGCATTCCCATCTCTTCGTGCCCATGGGACTTGCCGAAGCGGGCGCGCTGATCGACGCTCGGGTGCTGCGGCACGATGATCCGTTTGCTCTGACGGTCCTGCAGGCCAGAGCCGGAACCTTAACGGTGCCGCGCCTGAACCATCCTGTCGGAACGGCCCTGCGCGTGCGTCTGCGTGCCCGTGACATCATGCTCTCTCTGCACAAGCCGGCGGGGATGAGCGCCCTGAATGTCCTGCCCGGACGGATTTCCTCGATCGAGGATTCCGAGGAGGCGAGCGTGGATGTACAGCTCGATTGCGGCGGCGACGGCCTCGTGGCGCGCGTGACCCGCAAATCGGTCGCGGAGCTTGGCCTGAGGCCAGGCATGCTCGTCCATGCCATCATCAAGAGCATCGCCTTCGATCCGGAGGTCCTTGGCGCGGTCAACCCGTCCCGTCCGTGA
- a CDS encoding aminopeptidase, whose protein sequence is MNEQFRNPTDAASHAKLLDRLGEVAVRVGLGLKPGQELVVTAPLDAVALVRRITEHAYKAGASLVTTIFSDEESALLRFRNGRDESFDTAPAWLYEGMAAAYRNGAARLAIVGEDPSLLAKEDPEKVSRANRARSKAYMPALNMIAGFDINWTIVSAATPAWARTVFPDDPEEVAVAKLWQAIFSASRVDTPDPIAAWETHNAALQARTRTLNEKNYAALHFRGPGTDLRVGLADGHEWNGGSTRAKNGVVCNANIPTEEVFTTPHKDRVEGVVSSTKPLSYNGTLIQDIQVRFEAGRIVESKARTGEAVLNKVLDTDEGARRLGEVALVPYSSPISQSGLLFFNTLFDENASSHIALGQAYSKCIRNGGTMSEEELASHGSNKSLIHIDWMIGSDQVDVDGVTQDGRAEPLMRGGEWVTS, encoded by the coding sequence ATGAACGAACAATTCCGGAATCCGACCGATGCCGCATCCCACGCCAAGCTTCTCGATCGCCTGGGGGAAGTCGCCGTCCGGGTGGGATTGGGGCTGAAGCCGGGCCAGGAACTGGTCGTGACCGCTCCTCTCGATGCCGTCGCCCTGGTGCGGCGCATCACGGAGCACGCCTACAAGGCCGGTGCCTCCCTGGTGACCACGATCTTCTCCGACGAGGAGAGCGCGCTCCTGCGCTTCCGGAATGGCCGGGACGAGAGCTTCGACACGGCTCCGGCCTGGCTCTATGAGGGCATGGCGGCCGCCTACAGGAACGGCGCCGCCCGTCTGGCCATCGTCGGTGAGGATCCGTCCTTGCTCGCCAAGGAGGATCCGGAAAAGGTCTCGCGCGCCAACCGGGCGCGCTCCAAGGCCTATATGCCCGCCCTCAACATGATCGCCGGGTTCGACATCAACTGGACCATCGTGTCGGCCGCGACACCGGCCTGGGCCAGGACGGTGTTCCCGGACGACCCGGAAGAGGTGGCCGTGGCCAAGCTCTGGCAGGCGATCTTCTCGGCCTCCCGCGTCGACACGCCGGACCCCATCGCCGCGTGGGAAACCCACAACGCAGCCCTCCAGGCGCGCACCCGGACACTGAACGAGAAGAATTATGCGGCGCTTCACTTCCGCGGCCCCGGCACGGATCTCCGCGTGGGCCTCGCGGACGGGCATGAGTGGAACGGCGGATCGACCAGGGCGAAGAACGGCGTCGTGTGCAACGCCAACATTCCGACCGAAGAAGTCTTCACCACACCGCACAAGGACCGGGTCGAGGGCGTCGTGAGCAGCACCAAGCCGCTGTCCTACAACGGCACCCTCATTCAGGACATCCAGGTCCGGTTCGAGGCCGGTCGCATCGTCGAGAGCAAGGCGCGCACCGGCGAGGCCGTGCTGAACAAGGTCCTCGACACGGACGAGGGTGCGCGCCGCCTCGGGGAAGTGGCGCTGGTGCCTTACTCGTCGCCGATTTCTCAGAGCGGCCTTCTCTTCTTCAACACCCTGTTCGACGAGAATGCCTCCAGCCACATCGCTCTTGGTCAGGCCTATAGCAAATGCATCCGCAACGGCGGAACGATGAGCGAGGAGGAGCTTGCCTCTCACGGCTCCAACAAAAGTCTGATCCACATCGACTGGATGATCGGCTCCGACCAGGTCGACGTGGACGGCGTTACGCAGGACGGGCGGGCCGAGCCTCTCATGCGCGGCGGCGAATGGGTAACGTCGTAA
- a CDS encoding ABC transporter ATP-binding protein: protein MSDTANRRSQDQALLSVRSLSVEFGTGSGAFKAVRDVSFDVQPGRTLAVVGESGSGKSVTSLAIMRLTDYTGGRITGGQVLFRPDRGEAIDLVKASDGRLREIRGNDIAMIFQEPMTSLNPVFTIGNQISETLVLHQGLNGRDARLRAKELLQKVRLPDADKLLDRYPHQLSGGMRQRVMIAMALACNPKLLIADEPTTALDVTIQAQILNIIRDLQQEMGTAVIFITHDMGVVAEMADDVVVMWKGEKVEQAPVRDVFAAPQHPYTRALLSAVPRLGSLTGQPLPKRTPVMVMDGGVAKAVGETHEQNTADYTKPILQVDKLTTRFDVGKTFFGRVTHRVHAVEEVSFDIYPGETLALVGESGSGKSTIGRTLQQLVEPTGGTVRFDGRDMAAMSQGERRRLRQEIQYIFQDPFASLDPRHTVGYSIAEPIIVHGLINDRKERERRVHELLEQVGLQPQHAKRYPHEFSGGQRQRVCIARALASNPKLVIADESVSALDVSIQAQIVNLLMELQERKRLSYLFITHDMAVVEKISHRVAVMYLGQIVELGSRQAIFENPQHSYTRKLLSAVPIADPQRERAKTRIEGEIPSPVRAVGQEPAIHRMREVEPGHWVAIESDPLRGAA from the coding sequence ATGTCGGACACTGCCAATCGTAGGTCTCAGGACCAAGCTCTCCTGTCGGTTCGCTCCCTGTCGGTGGAGTTCGGTACGGGGAGCGGAGCCTTCAAAGCCGTCAGGGACGTCAGCTTCGATGTGCAGCCCGGCAGGACCCTGGCGGTCGTCGGCGAGTCGGGATCGGGAAAATCCGTCACCTCCCTGGCGATCATGCGCCTGACCGACTACACGGGCGGGCGCATCACCGGAGGGCAGGTGCTGTTCCGCCCCGACAGGGGCGAGGCGATCGATCTCGTCAAAGCCTCCGACGGCAGGCTCCGTGAGATCCGCGGCAACGACATCGCGATGATCTTCCAGGAGCCGATGACGTCCCTCAACCCCGTCTTCACCATCGGCAATCAGATCTCCGAGACTCTCGTCCTGCATCAGGGCCTGAACGGGCGTGACGCCCGGCTGCGGGCCAAGGAGCTGCTGCAGAAGGTGCGCCTGCCGGACGCGGACAAGCTGCTCGACCGCTATCCGCATCAGCTCTCGGGCGGCATGCGCCAGCGCGTCATGATCGCCATGGCGCTCGCCTGCAATCCGAAGCTCCTGATTGCCGACGAGCCGACGACCGCCCTCGACGTGACGATCCAGGCTCAGATCCTCAATATCATCCGCGACCTGCAGCAGGAGATGGGCACCGCCGTCATCTTCATCACCCACGACATGGGCGTGGTGGCCGAGATGGCCGACGACGTGGTGGTCATGTGGAAGGGCGAGAAGGTGGAGCAGGCGCCGGTGCGCGACGTCTTCGCCGCACCCCAGCATCCCTATACCAGGGCTCTGCTCTCCGCCGTGCCGCGCCTCGGGAGCCTGACCGGGCAGCCCCTGCCCAAACGCACCCCCGTGATGGTGATGGACGGCGGCGTCGCCAAGGCCGTCGGCGAAACGCACGAGCAGAACACGGCCGATTACACGAAGCCGATCCTGCAGGTGGACAAGCTCACCACGCGCTTCGACGTGGGCAAGACCTTCTTTGGACGCGTGACCCACCGCGTCCATGCGGTGGAAGAGGTTAGCTTCGACATCTATCCCGGAGAGACCCTGGCCCTGGTGGGCGAATCCGGCAGCGGCAAGTCCACCATCGGGCGCACCCTGCAGCAGCTCGTCGAGCCGACCGGCGGGACCGTGCGCTTCGACGGGCGCGACATGGCGGCCATGAGCCAGGGCGAGCGGCGGCGCCTGCGCCAGGAGATCCAGTACATCTTCCAGGATCCCTTCGCCTCCCTCGACCCGCGCCATACCGTCGGCTACAGCATCGCCGAGCCGATCATCGTCCATGGCCTGATCAACGACAGGAAAGAGCGTGAGCGGCGCGTGCACGAGCTGCTGGAGCAGGTCGGTCTGCAGCCGCAGCATGCCAAGCGCTACCCGCATGAATTCTCCGGCGGCCAGCGTCAGCGCGTCTGCATCGCGCGCGCCCTCGCGAGCAATCCGAAGCTCGTGATCGCCGACGAATCCGTGTCCGCCCTCGACGTGTCGATCCAGGCGCAGATCGTCAATCTGCTCATGGAGCTGCAGGAGAGAAAGCGGCTGTCCTACCTTTTCATCACCCACGACATGGCCGTTGTGGAGAAGATCAGCCACCGCGTCGCGGTGATGTATCTCGGGCAGATCGTCGAGCTTGGATCGCGCCAGGCGATCTTCGAGAACCCGCAGCATTCCTATACCCGAAAGCTGCTCTCGGCAGTGCCCATCGCCGATCCGCAGCGCGAGCGCGCCAAGACTCGGATCGAGGGAGAAATCCCCAGCCCCGTTCGTGCCGTCGGGCAGGAGCCCGCCATTCACCGCATGCGCGAAGTCGAACCCGGACATTGGGTCGCGATCGAATCCGATCCGCTCCGCGGGGCCGCGTGA
- a CDS encoding ABC transporter substrate-binding protein, translated as MKFSSTMKALGLTAAVALAPLMASGAQAAGTLTTAVAIDPGSWDPIDTFLVNWSSAANNMFDGLTARGADMKLKPGLATSWEFLDNNSRIRFKLRQNVKFHNGEPFNAAAVKFTFDRLLGEEGKKGPQQSNYNTIDHVEVVDDSTVDFVMKQPDPVLLTKLAGYGGMIVPPKYIQEKGDAHFNLNPVGTGPFKFVEYSPKVSLTLEAFPEHWGGAPKLDKVVTRFISEANTQVAELQAGRIDVATLIPFGLAPTVEKSPNLSLISITGPTVVALRLNTRDGITKDVNVRKALIMGIDRDAIIKAVLLGHGKPIASFQSDLSFGYDPSLKPLPFDLAKAKQMLQQAKVPAGAPVRIDFRGNDATFREVAQAAAGFLQALGLKPSLQPHEPPVLLNDIIPNGKTGEAWHNAWGGWTFDYDNTAYLMYHSGEKWNPYDNDPKLNALLEKQRTMYDVKEREKVLQEIARYVADQALEIPLYNQNTIFGVNKRVKNFDAPADSRFRFMETTVE; from the coding sequence ATGAAATTCTCATCCACCATGAAAGCGCTCGGTCTGACGGCCGCAGTCGCCCTGGCGCCGCTGATGGCATCCGGGGCTCAGGCGGCCGGAACGCTGACCACGGCCGTCGCCATCGATCCAGGCAGCTGGGATCCGATCGACACCTTCCTGGTCAATTGGTCATCGGCCGCCAACAACATGTTCGACGGCCTCACGGCTCGCGGCGCGGACATGAAGTTGAAGCCCGGCCTCGCGACGTCGTGGGAGTTTCTCGACAACAACAGCCGCATCCGCTTCAAGCTGCGGCAGAACGTCAAGTTCCACAACGGAGAGCCGTTCAACGCGGCTGCCGTGAAGTTCACCTTCGACCGTCTCCTCGGCGAGGAGGGCAAGAAGGGACCGCAGCAGTCGAACTACAACACCATTGATCATGTGGAAGTCGTCGACGACTCGACGGTCGACTTCGTCATGAAGCAGCCGGACCCCGTTCTGCTGACGAAGCTCGCCGGCTATGGCGGCATGATCGTGCCGCCCAAATACATCCAGGAAAAGGGTGACGCTCACTTCAACCTGAACCCGGTCGGCACAGGGCCGTTCAAGTTCGTGGAATACAGCCCCAAGGTCAGCCTCACGCTTGAAGCCTTCCCAGAGCATTGGGGCGGCGCGCCGAAACTCGACAAGGTCGTCACCCGCTTCATCTCGGAGGCGAACACGCAGGTGGCCGAGCTTCAGGCAGGCCGCATCGACGTGGCAACCCTGATCCCGTTCGGCCTCGCGCCGACGGTGGAAAAAAGCCCTAACCTGAGCCTCATCAGCATCACCGGCCCGACGGTCGTGGCCCTGCGCCTCAACACCCGGGACGGCATTACGAAGGACGTGAATGTCCGCAAGGCGCTGATCATGGGAATCGACCGGGATGCGATCATCAAGGCGGTGCTCCTTGGTCATGGCAAGCCGATCGCAAGCTTCCAGTCGGATCTGTCCTTCGGCTACGACCCGAGCCTGAAGCCTTTGCCTTTCGATCTCGCCAAGGCGAAGCAGATGCTGCAGCAGGCCAAGGTCCCGGCCGGCGCCCCGGTGCGGATCGACTTCCGCGGCAACGACGCCACCTTCCGCGAGGTGGCTCAGGCCGCTGCGGGATTCCTCCAGGCGCTCGGCCTCAAGCCCTCGCTGCAGCCGCACGAGCCGCCGGTGCTGCTCAACGACATCATTCCGAACGGCAAGACGGGCGAAGCCTGGCACAATGCCTGGGGCGGGTGGACCTTCGACTACGACAACACCGCCTACCTGATGTATCACTCGGGCGAGAAGTGGAACCCCTACGACAACGATCCCAAGCTGAACGCTCTGCTCGAGAAGCAGCGCACGATGTACGACGTCAAGGAGCGTGAGAAGGTTCTGCAGGAGATCGCCCGCTACGTGGCCGATCAGGCGCTGGAGATCCCGCTCTACAACCAGAACACGATTTTTGGCGTGAACAAGCGGGTCAAGAATTTCGATGCGCCCGCAGACAGCCGCTTCCGGTTCATGGAAACGACCGTCGAGTGA
- a CDS encoding ABC transporter permease, translating to MAGFILKRLLQAVFVVLAVTLIVSFAIRLSGDPAIMLMGGGNVTEQDLQNIRQALGLERPFYVQYVAFLEGMVRGDFGKSFMGGTPVSMLIANALPATLLLAFASLLASIILSVPLGVYAAVNRGRWPDQMIRILSLVGLSFPNFWLAIMMVLLFSIVLGLLPPSGMEGPESFVMPALTMAIILTATNVRLVRTSMLETLSQQYIMVARSKGLRDRVVLYKHALRNSAIPLVTYIGLQFGGLIGGIVIIERVFNWPGMGTLAFDAISNRDYPVLQGTITVLALFIVLINLLVDIAYGLIDPRIRTE from the coding sequence ATGGCAGGCTTCATCCTCAAACGATTGTTGCAGGCCGTTTTCGTGGTCCTCGCGGTGACCTTGATCGTCTCCTTCGCGATCCGCCTGTCGGGCGATCCGGCGATCATGCTGATGGGCGGCGGCAACGTCACCGAGCAGGATCTGCAGAACATCCGGCAGGCGCTCGGGCTGGAGCGACCCTTCTACGTGCAGTATGTCGCGTTTCTCGAAGGAATGGTGAGAGGGGATTTCGGCAAGAGCTTCATGGGCGGCACGCCCGTCTCCATGCTCATTGCCAACGCCCTGCCGGCCACGCTCCTGCTGGCATTCGCCTCACTTCTCGCGTCGATCATCCTGTCGGTGCCTCTCGGCGTGTACGCGGCCGTGAACCGGGGACGCTGGCCGGATCAGATGATTCGCATCCTGTCGCTCGTGGGCCTGTCCTTCCCGAACTTCTGGCTCGCCATCATGATGGTGCTGCTGTTCTCCATCGTGCTCGGACTCCTGCCGCCGAGCGGAATGGAAGGCCCTGAGAGCTTCGTGATGCCGGCGCTCACCATGGCGATCATTCTCACGGCCACCAACGTGCGCCTCGTGCGGACCTCCATGCTGGAGACGCTCTCGCAGCAATACATCATGGTGGCGCGCTCGAAAGGCCTGCGCGACCGCGTCGTCCTGTACAAGCACGCCCTGCGCAACTCGGCCATTCCGCTCGTCACCTATATCGGCCTGCAGTTCGGCGGCCTCATCGGCGGCATCGTGATCATCGAGCGCGTGTTCAACTGGCCCGGCATGGGCACTCTCGCGTTCGACGCGATCTCGAACCGCGACTACCCGGTGCTCCAGGGGACCATCACGGTCCTGGCGCTCTTCATCGTTCTCATCAACCTCCTGGTCGACATTGCCTATGGGCTGATCGACCCGCGTATTCGGACGGAGTAG
- a CDS encoding ABC transporter permease has protein sequence MAAAQAASSARRHFRSLELVLGLLLTASMGLAVLFSGFLFPDGGESMDLMARLTPPFQDLAHPLGTDPLGRDVLARVIVGGKISLTVGVLSVMGAVVVGTVVGLVAGYYRGIAEILLMRFADIQLALPFILLAIMFLAILGTGVDKIIFFMIVAQWVQYARLVRGSVLALRDREFILSARAIGVGNGRIIFTHILPNVLGPIVILMTLNVANNILLESSLTFLGLGVDPLIPSWGGMLADGRTYLQTAWWVSVFPGLAIMFTVLGLNLLGDWLRDLLDPTGQTSR, from the coding sequence ATGGCTGCCGCTCAGGCCGCGTCGTCGGCGCGCCGACACTTCAGGTCGCTCGAACTCGTTCTCGGTCTATTGCTGACCGCGAGCATGGGATTGGCCGTGCTGTTCTCCGGCTTCCTCTTCCCCGATGGCGGCGAGAGCATGGACCTCATGGCCCGCCTCACGCCGCCGTTCCAGGATCTCGCCCATCCCCTCGGCACCGATCCCCTGGGCCGCGACGTGCTGGCGCGCGTCATCGTCGGCGGCAAGATATCGCTCACGGTCGGCGTTCTTTCCGTGATGGGTGCGGTCGTCGTCGGGACGGTCGTAGGCCTCGTCGCCGGATATTATCGCGGGATCGCCGAGATCCTGCTGATGCGCTTTGCCGATATCCAGCTGGCGCTCCCGTTCATCCTGCTGGCCATCATGTTCCTCGCCATTCTCGGAACCGGCGTCGACAAGATCATCTTCTTCATGATCGTCGCCCAATGGGTCCAGTATGCGCGCCTCGTGCGGGGATCCGTGCTGGCGCTGCGGGATCGGGAGTTCATCCTCTCGGCCCGGGCCATCGGCGTCGGCAACGGACGCATCATCTTCACCCACATCCTGCCCAATGTGCTCGGTCCCATCGTCATCCTGATGACGCTCAACGTGGCCAACAACATCCTTCTCGAAAGCAGCCTCACGTTCCTGGGACTCGGCGTCGATCCGCTCATCCCGAGCTGGGGCGGCATGCTGGCCGACGGACGCACCTATCTGCAGACGGCCTGGTGGGTCAGCGTGTTTCCCGGGCTTGCCATCATGTTCACCGTGCTCGGCCTGAACCTTCTGGGCGACTGGCTGCGCGACCTTCTTGATCCGACAGGACAGACATCACGATGA
- a CDS encoding M14 family zinc carboxypeptidase codes for MTTLLDEHIPRALDTLLRDWSAGDHRGVTLEAWLFEDEAARRAAEAELAGAGIRARLRSAYKPLVHAFLEEFDTANLKRVAIRYPVHEEADRLRFLSETYPLAALLDGVETLFEPGPADLTYRVTLEYQDERVAEHEVFAPNRLRTNHLDQVDLTPTGWLRVTGRPGDEPDLNEALETEFEQVYQKVMASVAAHGWPDTEPYAETLAIDVTIPGIERPLDYGDEVMSTREALHEDFYFSLLEFFKRRSGRPPEDRSVQPGQIVPDIRAGRGDAHVRVTLRAFGEPQNPARPEQDIETAEAAPGLAQIYHELAALPGETFEGISREGRPVRGIYRAGSRPAVLVTSGQHANETSAPVGTLRAVRRLLANPDANIAYIPVENPDGYALHGRLCEANPRHMHHAARYTSRGNDLEYGEGEPVYEIGARHQALALSGAQLHLNFHGYPAHEWTRPLTGYLPRGFELWTIPKGFFLIMRHHPSWSGTARTLIEAVTTGLSAVPGLAEFNRRQIEICSIHSGGTPYEIINDVPCLITADERHPSPLTLITEFPDETIYGEAYRFAHTVQMATVIAAEEAYASIMARVA; via the coding sequence ATGACCACTTTGCTCGACGAGCACATCCCGCGCGCCCTCGATACCCTTCTGCGTGACTGGTCCGCAGGCGATCATCGCGGCGTGACGCTCGAAGCCTGGCTGTTCGAAGACGAGGCGGCGCGCCGTGCCGCAGAGGCGGAACTGGCGGGAGCCGGGATTCGCGCCCGGCTGCGAAGCGCCTACAAGCCGCTCGTCCATGCTTTTCTGGAGGAGTTCGATACCGCCAACCTGAAGCGCGTGGCCATCCGCTATCCCGTGCATGAGGAGGCGGACCGCCTGCGCTTCCTCTCCGAAACATATCCTCTGGCGGCCCTGCTCGACGGGGTCGAGACTCTCTTCGAACCCGGTCCTGCGGATCTGACCTACCGGGTGACGCTCGAATACCAGGATGAGCGCGTGGCGGAGCATGAGGTTTTCGCGCCGAACCGCCTGCGCACCAACCATCTCGATCAGGTGGATCTCACGCCGACCGGCTGGCTGAGGGTGACCGGGCGTCCCGGCGACGAACCGGACCTGAACGAGGCGCTCGAGACCGAATTCGAACAGGTCTATCAGAAGGTCATGGCGAGCGTTGCGGCCCATGGATGGCCTGACACGGAGCCCTATGCGGAAACCCTGGCGATCGACGTGACGATCCCCGGAATCGAGCGTCCTCTCGATTACGGCGACGAGGTGATGAGCACGCGCGAAGCCCTGCATGAGGACTTCTATTTCTCGCTGCTCGAATTCTTCAAGCGCAGGTCCGGCCGGCCTCCCGAGGACCGGAGCGTGCAGCCGGGCCAGATCGTGCCGGACATTCGCGCCGGTCGCGGCGATGCGCATGTTCGGGTGACCCTGCGTGCCTTCGGTGAGCCGCAGAATCCGGCGAGGCCCGAGCAGGACATTGAGACGGCGGAGGCTGCGCCCGGTCTCGCCCAGATCTACCACGAACTCGCTGCGCTTCCCGGAGAGACCTTCGAAGGCATCTCCCGCGAGGGGCGGCCGGTGCGGGGGATCTATCGCGCGGGCTCGCGTCCCGCGGTTCTCGTCACCAGCGGGCAGCATGCCAACGAAACCTCCGCCCCGGTCGGGACGCTGCGCGCCGTGCGCCGGCTCCTGGCCAACCCCGACGCCAACATCGCCTATATCCCGGTCGAGAACCCGGACGGCTATGCGCTGCATGGACGCCTGTGCGAAGCCAATCCGCGCCATATGCACCATGCGGCGCGCTACACTTCGCGCGGCAACGACCTGGAATACGGCGAAGGCGAGCCGGTTTACGAGATCGGTGCTCGCCACCAGGCGCTGGCATTGTCGGGCGCCCAACTGCACCTCAACTTCCACGGCTATCCGGCCCATGAATGGACCAGGCCGCTCACCGGCTATCTGCCGCGTGGGTTCGAACTTTGGACGATCCCGAAGGGCTTCTTCCTCATCATGCGACATCACCCATCCTGGAGTGGGACGGCGAGGACGCTGATCGAAGCCGTGACGACGGGTCTGTCGGCCGTGCCGGGCCTCGCCGAGTTCAACCGCCGTCAGATCGAGATCTGCTCGATCCATTCTGGGGGAACTCCTTACGAGATCATCAACGACGTGCCGTGCCTGATCACGGCGGACGAGCGCCATCCCTCGCCCTTGACCCTCATCACGGAATTCCCCGACGAGACGATCTACGGCGAAGCCTATCGCTTCGCTCATACGGTGCAGATGGCAACCGTCATCGCCGCGGAGGAAGCCTACGCGTCGATCATGGCGAGAGTGGCCTAG